The following coding sequences lie in one Corynebacterium anserum genomic window:
- a CDS encoding peptide deformylase yields MTEQPTIMPIVIAGDPVLHNPTEPVELSAGQVSDELRELIANMYVTMDRAHGVGLAANQVGVNKRLFVYNCPDIEGPSGQHLSEDQIAANGGLIRRGCVINPVLETSEIPETMPREDADDEGCLSVPGYSYPTGRADWARVTGVDENGEPVSIEGYGFFARCLQHEVGHLDGFLYTDMLIGRYKRAAKKALKAEGWNQPGNTWIPGVDKDPFGHDD; encoded by the coding sequence ATGACCGAGCAGCCCACCATCATGCCAATCGTCATCGCCGGCGATCCCGTTCTTCACAATCCAACAGAACCCGTAGAGCTTTCCGCCGGACAAGTCAGTGATGAACTACGCGAACTCATCGCCAACATGTATGTCACCATGGATCGCGCCCACGGCGTAGGCCTCGCAGCAAACCAAGTGGGAGTGAACAAGCGGCTCTTCGTCTACAACTGCCCCGATATCGAAGGCCCCAGCGGGCAACACCTCAGCGAAGATCAGATCGCAGCCAATGGTGGGCTCATACGCCGTGGATGCGTGATCAACCCCGTATTAGAAACCTCTGAGATACCGGAGACTATGCCGCGCGAAGACGCCGACGATGAGGGCTGCCTCTCCGTTCCCGGCTATAGCTACCCCACAGGTCGCGCGGATTGGGCGCGAGTCACCGGCGTCGATGAAAACGGCGAACCCGTGTCCATCGAAGGCTACGGGTTCTTCGCCCGCTGTCTTCAGCATGAAGTCGGGCATCTCGACGGGTTTCTCTACACCGATATGCTCATTGGCCGCTACAAACGTGCTGCTAAGAAAGCGCTAAAGGCAGAAGGTTGGAATCAACCGGGTAATACCTGGATTCCGGGAGTAGACAAAGACCCATTCGGACATGATGACTAG
- a CDS encoding DUF3263 domain-containing protein has translation MISSSSASSAPGASLSERERAMLDFERRWWRNPSRKQEEIRRTFDVPPVRYFQQLNNLINKPEALDYDPVTVRMLLRRRGDEA, from the coding sequence ATGATATCTTCCAGTTCTGCTTCTTCCGCACCGGGTGCCTCTTTGAGTGAGAGGGAACGTGCGATGCTTGATTTTGAGCGTCGGTGGTGGCGGAATCCCAGCCGTAAGCAGGAGGAGATCCGTAGAACTTTTGACGTGCCTCCGGTGCGCTATTTCCAGCAATTGAACAATCTTATTAACAAGCCAGAGGCATTGGACTACGACCCAGTGACGGTGAGAATGCTACTGCGGCGTCGAGGAGACGAGGCGTGA